The window CAACGAGAAACCACACCACGCCGAGGAGGAAGAAAGCCCTCATCTTCGTGTTGCCAGAGTCTTTCCGCCACTGCCGCATGCTACCGCTCCTGTTGCCCTTCCTTCGTCGGCGTTCCACCCGTGCCTTTGAGGAACAGGGCGCGCGACTTGCCGTATTCCGCGTAGGCGCGCCAGCTCTTGCGCTCCAGCTTTAGGTTGAGATTCTCCCTAAGCGCGGAAATGGTGCTGTGCATTTCCAAGAAGCGCTGGTGCTCCCGGACAATGTTTTCCAAAAGGGCGCGCCGTGTCTCGTCGAGCCGTGCCTTTTCTTCCTTGAGATGGGCAGGCATACGCGGTTGCCGACCTACGTGCAGCGCATCCAGCAAATTCGCCTCCAGCAGAAGCAAGTCTTCGCGCAGGCGCTCTATCTCTTGCTCCTGCGCGGTCAATAGACGGCTCAGCTGCTGCACCATAGCGGACAGATTGTCCTCTTCGGGAAACAGCTCGATGAGCTTGTCGTACACCTTTACCGCATCGTCATACAGACCGAGCTGCACATAGCAACGACCCAGCAAAAATAGTGCCTCTTCGCTCTTTGGGTCTTGAGGGAAGCGCGACACCAGGGTCATCAGCGGAGTTACGGCCCCTGCATAGTCGGCCATCTTCACTGAGGCCCAACCACGGCCCAAAAGGGCCTCCGGGTAACGGCGATGTTCGGGCGAAACGTCGGCAAAGTAGCCGCGCGCCTCCTTGAAGTAGCCCAGCTCATAGTAGAGGTAACCCAGGGTGAGCCGGCCCTCATCGACTACCGCACGACGCTCCTCTGATATTATCGGCAAAGAGACCAACTTGCGAAACACGGCTACCGACTTGGTGACCCGCTTCATCTTGAGCAGGGAGAGGCCCACGGTGTACAGACCGTAGCTGTAGTAGTCGCTGCGCGGGTCAAGATTGAGCAAAGCCTCGAGGGCGCTGGGGTAGTCTTTGATGTTGTAGTAGCTCTGCCCCGCGTAGTAGCGCGCCTCGTCGTCGACGTCCACAGGGCGGGGCGCTTGCAGCAGGGCCTCGTACAGATTGAGGCTCTCCTGGTACCTACCCTGCTTGTACCGC of the Calditrichota bacterium genome contains:
- a CDS encoding tetratricopeptide repeat protein; this translates as MSTGWRYIPLAACIWLACCVQAYSQAVERAADRDLERVADRLLSEAKSYIKSGSYWQAARDLALLLDYYPEFKRTDEVLLLLGGCLYEMELYNAASSTYTYLVKNYFGSPLLAKGLLGLQKTRYKQGRYQESLNLYEALLQAPRPVDVDDEARYYAGQSYYNIKDYPSALEALLNLDPRSDYYSYGLYTVGLSLLKMKRVTKSVAVFRKLVSLPIISEERRAVVDEGRLTLGYLYYELGYFKEARGYFADVSPEHRRYPEALLGRGWASVKMADYAGAVTPLMTLVSRFPQDPKSEEALFLLGRCYVQLGLYDDAVKVYDKLIELFPEEDNLSAMVQQLSRLLTAQEQEIERLREDLLLLEANLLDALHVGRQPRMPAHLKEEKARLDETRRALLENIVREHQRFLEMHSTISALRENLNLKLERKSWRAYAEYGKSRALFLKGTGGTPTKEGQQER